Proteins encoded together in one Planctomycetaceae bacterium window:
- a CDS encoding GspE/PulE family protein, producing the protein MSSALRLQEAAVEASARRLSPDELRRAREIFNSGNQLDQFASEYQFADSFAALRSIGLSLGMKVVDLSDEVIDPDLLRDFPVRLVHRFGVFPIDRTESTIQVAVSNPFDVQAADAVAGATGCFVVPVLALPNEVASLIKSHLGVGAQTLDGLMAKARDEEDVEVLGDLEFDESEAAAMAQQASVVRLVNDILVEAVNARASDIHMEAQASGLKLRYRIDGVLQTQPVPGELNRFQAAILSRLKIMARLNIAEKRVPQDGRIKIRVSGREVDIRVSIIPMLHGEGVVMRVLDKDAMSFSLSGIGMERETYLRFRELIRLPHGIVLVTGPTGSGKTTTLYSSLAEIRSERNKIITTEDPIEYQLEGINQIQVNHKVGLTFSASLRSILRHDPDVVLVGEIRDFETAENAVQASLTGHMVFSTLHTNDAAGAFMRLVDMGVEPFLVASTVEGIMAQRLVRTLCKDCREAWMPSRDELPSDFPMDELSRAAPIYRAVGCRNCRGTGYSGRLGIYELLEATDTIRQLANDRSGTNAVRKAAIAEGMKTLRQDGWKKVARGLTSVDEVLRVTKSD; encoded by the coding sequence ATGAGCAGCGCTTTACGCCTGCAAGAGGCAGCAGTTGAAGCGTCGGCGCGTCGCCTGAGTCCAGACGAACTTCGGCGAGCCCGCGAAATCTTCAACTCAGGCAACCAGCTTGACCAGTTTGCCAGCGAGTATCAGTTTGCCGATTCTTTCGCGGCACTCCGTTCGATCGGATTGTCGCTGGGGATGAAGGTCGTCGATCTTTCCGACGAAGTCATCGACCCCGACTTGCTGCGCGATTTCCCGGTTCGGCTGGTTCATCGGTTTGGCGTCTTTCCGATTGATCGTACGGAATCGACCATTCAGGTGGCCGTTTCGAATCCGTTCGACGTGCAGGCGGCGGACGCTGTCGCCGGAGCCACCGGCTGTTTTGTCGTGCCAGTGCTGGCTCTGCCGAATGAAGTGGCGTCGCTGATCAAGTCTCATCTGGGTGTGGGAGCTCAGACGCTGGACGGCCTGATGGCGAAGGCTCGCGACGAAGAAGACGTCGAAGTCCTGGGAGACCTGGAATTCGACGAGTCAGAAGCCGCCGCAATGGCTCAGCAGGCTTCCGTCGTCCGGCTGGTCAACGACATTCTTGTCGAAGCCGTCAACGCGCGAGCCAGCGATATTCACATGGAAGCTCAGGCGTCCGGGCTGAAACTGCGGTATCGCATTGATGGAGTCCTGCAGACTCAGCCGGTGCCGGGAGAACTGAACCGGTTCCAGGCGGCGATTCTGAGCCGTCTGAAGATCATGGCCCGGCTGAACATCGCGGAAAAGCGAGTTCCCCAGGACGGCCGCATCAAGATCCGCGTTTCCGGACGAGAAGTCGATATTCGCGTTTCCATCATTCCAATGCTGCACGGCGAAGGTGTCGTGATGCGAGTGCTGGATAAGGACGCGATGTCATTTTCGCTTTCCGGCATCGGTATGGAGCGCGAGACCTATCTTCGGTTCCGTGAACTGATCCGGCTGCCTCACGGAATCGTTCTGGTGACCGGGCCGACGGGTTCCGGCAAAACGACGACGCTGTACAGTTCGCTGGCGGAAATTCGCAGCGAACGCAACAAGATCATCACCACAGAAGACCCGATTGAATATCAGCTGGAAGGCATCAACCAGATTCAGGTCAATCACAAGGTCGGTCTGACGTTTTCCGCCAGCCTGCGCAGCATCCTGCGGCACGACCCGGATGTCGTGCTGGTCGGCGAGATCCGCGACTTCGAAACGGCGGAAAACGCCGTGCAGGCGTCACTGACCGGACACATGGTGTTCAGCACGCTGCACACAAACGACGCGGCCGGCGCGTTTATGCGGCTGGTGGATATGGGAGTCGAACCGTTCCTGGTGGCCAGCACTGTCGAAGGCATCATGGCTCAGCGACTGGTTCGAACGCTGTGCAAAGACTGCCGCGAAGCCTGGATGCCGTCGCGCGATGAACTGCCGTCTGATTTTCCGATGGACGAATTGTCTCGCGCGGCACCAATCTACCGAGCGGTAGGTTGCCGCAACTGTCGCGGTACCGGCTATTCCGGCCGGCTGGGAATCTACGAACTGCTGGAAGCCACTGACACGATCCGACAGCTCGCGAATGACCGGTCGGGCACGAACGCCGTCCGCAAAGCTGCGATCGCGGAAGGCATGAAGACTCTGCGGCAGGATGGCTGGAAGAAGGTGGCCCGCGGCCTGACCAGTGTCGACGAAGTGCTGCGAGTCACCAAGAGCGATTGA
- a CDS encoding peroxiredoxin — protein sequence MKLFACLAVLLLFPALLVAENPDVSVNPGDPAPEFEAVDADGRVWKSSDHFGKRIVVVYFYPADMTTGCTKQACSFRDTFQELQDSGATVVGISGDSIRNHQLFRKVHSLNFRLLADEDGSIARAFGVPTREGGEISSLVDGVEETLVRGMTASRWTFIVGKDGRVIHKNTKVDAAEDGRIVLETIRQLATVAE from the coding sequence ATGAAACTGTTTGCCTGCCTGGCTGTCTTGCTGCTGTTTCCGGCCCTGTTGGTTGCTGAAAATCCGGATGTGAGCGTCAATCCGGGCGACCCGGCTCCCGAATTTGAAGCCGTCGACGCCGATGGCCGGGTGTGGAAATCGTCCGACCATTTCGGCAAACGGATCGTGGTCGTGTACTTCTATCCCGCGGATATGACAACCGGGTGTACGAAGCAGGCCTGTTCATTCCGGGATACCTTTCAGGAACTTCAGGACTCCGGTGCCACAGTCGTCGGAATCAGCGGAGATTCCATTCGCAACCACCAGTTGTTTCGAAAGGTGCATTCACTGAATTTTCGCCTGCTGGCGGATGAAGACGGCAGCATCGCCCGAGCATTCGGTGTCCCGACGCGCGAGGGCGGGGAGATCAGTTCTCTCGTGGACGGAGTCGAAGAAACGCTGGTCCGTGGCATGACGGCCAGTCGCTGGACGTTTATCGTGGGAAAAGACGGACGCGTCATTCACAAAAACACCAAAGTTGACGCGGCGGAAGACGGGCGGATCGTTCTGGAGACCATTCGACAACTGGCAACCGTCGCCGAGTAA
- a CDS encoding type II secretion system F family protein, which yields MRAAGSTTRVVRFQNNMQDFTYTARTITGQDVSGLMTADSRGDVMALLTDRSLFPIRVEVAKPAGFSLNLQRPVSAELLANTLTQLSDLLANGVPLLQSLEVLIQQTPHDRMKSILAKIRTRISEGAQLHEAMAAHRDVFNELTISVVRAGTEGAFLEDALQQTAEFLERQEELKAKVRGAMAYPAFLAVAGSVVTLVLIVFFVPKFSELFAQLERQGTLPGATVALLWLSNFLGRYGILVAVAIAGLLFGMKKWMASPSGRERVDGVKTRLPVFGPILLNGATSRFCRILGTLLRNGVPMLKALEISSDSSGNVVLGKAIRDSAENISAGESLSAPLQKCGLLPPNVMAMISIAEEANNLENVLTNIADGIDRKVARQLDAMVRLIEPALLMVMGGAVLFVIVALLLPVFEMSTSMG from the coding sequence ATGAGGGCCGCCGGTTCGACAACGCGTGTCGTCCGGTTTCAAAACAACATGCAGGACTTTACATACACTGCCAGAACAATCACCGGTCAGGACGTCAGCGGCCTGATGACGGCGGATTCGCGCGGCGACGTGATGGCTCTGCTGACCGACCGGTCGCTGTTTCCCATTCGCGTGGAAGTCGCGAAGCCCGCCGGATTTTCTCTGAACCTGCAGCGACCGGTCAGTGCTGAGCTGCTGGCCAACACGCTGACTCAGTTGTCAGACCTGCTGGCGAACGGAGTTCCGCTGCTGCAGTCTCTGGAAGTTCTGATCCAGCAGACGCCTCACGACAGAATGAAGTCCATTCTGGCAAAGATTCGGACTCGCATTTCCGAAGGCGCACAACTGCACGAAGCCATGGCTGCTCACCGCGACGTGTTCAATGAGCTGACAATCAGCGTCGTGCGAGCCGGAACGGAAGGCGCGTTCCTGGAAGACGCGCTGCAGCAAACGGCGGAGTTTCTGGAACGGCAGGAGGAACTGAAGGCCAAAGTCCGTGGCGCAATGGCGTACCCGGCGTTTCTGGCCGTGGCCGGATCCGTTGTGACGCTGGTTCTGATTGTCTTCTTCGTGCCGAAGTTTTCTGAACTGTTCGCACAACTCGAACGCCAGGGAACTCTGCCCGGCGCGACCGTAGCGTTGTTGTGGCTGAGTAACTTTCTGGGCCGTTACGGTATTCTGGTGGCGGTGGCCATCGCCGGATTGTTGTTCGGAATGAAGAAGTGGATGGCCTCACCCTCCGGTCGGGAGCGAGTGGACGGTGTGAAAACCAGGCTGCCGGTGTTCGGTCCCATCCTGCTGAACGGAGCGACATCGCGGTTCTGCAGAATTCTGGGAACACTGCTTCGCAACGGAGTTCCCATGCTGAAAGCTCTGGAAATCAGCAGCGACTCGTCCGGCAACGTGGTGCTCGGCAAAGCCATTCGGGACTCCGCCGAAAACATTTCCGCCGGCGAAAGCCTGTCAGCGCCGCTGCAGAAATGCGGACTGCTGCCGCCGAATGTGATGGCCATGATCAGTATCGCGGAAGAAGCCAACAATCTGGAGAACGTGCTGACCAACATTGCCGACGGAATTGACCGCAAGGTTGCCCGGCAACTGGATGCGATGGTTCGTCTGATTGAACCCGCGCTGCTGATGGTGATGGGAGGAGCCGTGCTGTTTGTCATCGTCGCATTGCTGCTTCCGGTCTTTGAAATGAGTACCTCGATGGGCTGA
- a CDS encoding cysteine peptidase family C39 domain-containing protein, translating to MTLALPARIEQTTHAKGGQVHDIRLAIGLMVMLSIGVYFVTLRLLRNRSKLFLDVIAAVIVVLTLAYVRFIWDQLWIVNWIPLPSAIVLTNWFPLLLSALAATVWLRLSPGSLARRAPAMMLMIAAAVYSVMYFVPTEVPVCQDEWMKALPPLQHAVCVQTNDHTCSPAAAATILVALGIDANEQEMARLCMTSKRGTTWLGLYHGLATKLLGSGYRVEFFQAHTSDLQNLSAEFPLLLCCELNESDADMVPKYVSDDGWKPGVAHSVVYFGTVGQADQHVIGDPSRGYEIWTAHDLGLLWTGTGLRIRKLSDKSTAAKTSAGK from the coding sequence ATGACGTTGGCGCTTCCGGCGCGAATCGAACAGACCACTCACGCGAAAGGCGGACAGGTGCATGACATTCGGCTGGCCATCGGCCTGATGGTGATGCTTTCGATTGGCGTCTACTTCGTCACTCTGCGACTGCTGCGAAACCGTTCGAAGTTGTTTCTGGACGTTATCGCCGCCGTGATCGTGGTGCTGACTCTGGCGTACGTCCGGTTCATCTGGGACCAGCTCTGGATTGTCAACTGGATTCCTCTGCCATCAGCGATCGTGCTGACAAACTGGTTTCCACTGCTGCTGTCGGCACTGGCGGCGACGGTGTGGCTGCGGCTGTCTCCCGGTTCGCTGGCTCGCCGAGCCCCCGCGATGATGCTGATGATCGCCGCGGCCGTGTATTCGGTCATGTACTTCGTTCCGACGGAAGTACCCGTCTGTCAGGACGAATGGATGAAGGCGCTGCCGCCGCTGCAGCATGCGGTGTGCGTGCAAACCAACGACCATACGTGCTCGCCCGCCGCGGCTGCCACAATTCTGGTGGCTCTGGGAATTGACGCGAACGAACAGGAAATGGCCCGGCTGTGCATGACCAGCAAGCGGGGCACGACCTGGCTGGGGCTGTACCACGGGCTGGCCACAAAACTTCTCGGCAGCGGCTACCGCGTGGAATTTTTTCAAGCCCACACCAGCGACCTGCAGAATCTGTCGGCGGAGTTTCCGCTGCTGTTGTGCTGCGAACTGAACGAATCAGACGCGGACATGGTTCCGAAGTACGTTTCGGATGACGGCTGGAAGCCGGGAGTGGCCCATTCCGTCGTCTATTTCGGAACTGTGGGCCAGGCCGATCAACATGTCATCGGCGACCCGTCACGCGGCTACGAAATCTGGACAGCTCACGACCTGGGACTGCTGTGGACCGGCACCGGTCTGCGAATTCGCAAACTCAGCGACAAGTCCACCGCCGCCAAAACATCAGCCGGGAAGTAA